The DNA region GCATCCAGATTCAGTTGACTGGCCAGGGTAGGGGATCCACCGGCCAGTTTCATCAGGACAGATGCCACCACTCTGGGATTTTGGGTTGCCAGTAAAGCCGCTCGATCGCAGCTAAACTCAGCACAGCGTACCCATTCTAGTAACTGGGTTTGGAGGGCCTGCGCGACTCCTGCTCCCCAGGGAAGTTGTCCTGCAGCTAATACCAGCAGATTGGCCAGCGTCAAATATACTCCATGCTCACACTTTAAGTGTCCCAGTTCGTGGGCAATCACCGCCTGAATTTCGTCTGGTGTTAATAGCTCCAGCAACGAGGTATGTATCACAATGAACGGTTGCTTGCCGCGCATTGCAAACGTATAAGCATTGGGAACCGGATGTTGCCGGACGTACAGTTGGGGTGGTTCCAGGTCGAGAATCTGGCAGGCATCCAACAACAGCTTGTGCAGATCAGGAAGCTGCTGTTCTCCCACCAGCACACTGGAGGCAATATTCTCTAAGTAAAAGAACTGCTCTGCCAGTGGGCCTAGTAGATTGCGAACCATCACATCCAAACCCGGTAACTGCTTCAGATTTGCAGTGGCTTCCAAGTCAAGCGGGTGCCGGAAGTGATCTGCTCGCAAACCAATGAGAGGAGTTTTGAGGAAAGACATAGGGTGGTCAGGTGCAGACAGGACAAATGAGCCGAACCTTACCTTAACGTTGAGCCGTTCTGGTTAGTCCACCGTCAGTATAGCGAGATTGTAGGGGCGTGGCATTCGGCAATAGCCGTAACGCATTGCAGGGATTTTACTTTCGTGCACAGCCCTAAGTTTCTAAAGCAGAGTTGTTGCCAGCGTCGGAACTGCCCTTAACTCGCTGTAAGCGGGCACCCAGTTTCTGCAATTTTGCTTCCAACTGCTCGTAGCCGCGATCGAGATGATGCAATCCCTGAATCGTGGTCTTACCGTTAGCTGCCAACCCTGCCAGAACTAAAGCCGCAGAAGCCCGCAAATCGGTTGCGACAACTGGGGCACCGGAGAGCATGGGAACTCCTCGAATAATCGCATTACATCCTTTCAGACGAATATTTGCTCCCATGCGGTTCAGTTCTGCCACATGGCGCAGGCGATTTTCAAAGACGGTTTCCGTGATTACGCTGTTGCCTTCACTGAGGGCCAGCAAGGCCATGAATTGAGCCTGCATATCGGTCGGAAAGCCAGGATAGGGAAGAGTTTCAATATCAGTGGCGCGGTTGCGATCGCTGGGAATAAGCCGCAAACGATTGGGGGCTTCTGTAATCACCTGAGCACCGACCGCCTGCAGTTTGGCGATGACTGCCGTTAAATGATCCGGTATAACGGGAGACAAACTAAGCTCTGAGTAAGTAATAGCTCCAGCCACCAGGAACGTTCCGGCCTCGACGCGATCAGGAATAATGCTGTAGTCCGTGGAATGCAGGCTGGGCACGCCGGAAATCGTGATGGTATTGGTGCCAGCCCCCCGGATCTTAGCGCCCATTGCACGACAGAAATTGGCTAAATCTGCAACTTCAGGTTCCTGAGCCGCATTCTCAATGATGGTTTCTCCATCCGCCAGTGTTGCAGCCATCATCAGTGTTTCGGTGGCTCCCACACTGGGATAATCCAGATAAATTTTGGCTCCCTTCAGCCGTTTGCTGGCTCCTCTCACATAGGCATTAACCATGCCATGATCAATTTGCACTTCGGCACCCATCGCCTGCAATCCGCGCACATGCAGATCGACGGGACGTGCCCCGATCGCACAACCTCCTGGCAAAGGAACTCTCGCCACCCCCAACCGGGCTAATAAAGGGCCAATCACAAAGAAACTGGCTCGCAGTTGGCTGACTAACTCATAGGGTGCCCGGGATTCTCCAATCGAGGAAGCATTCAGGGTCAGGCAATCACCTTGCCGTTCTAGCTTTACCCCCAACGCCATCAGAATTTCACCCATGCGGCCTACATCCACCAGGGATGGCACATTCCGCAAACGGCACTCTTGAGGACACAGTAAAGCACCGGCCATCAAGACCAGTGCCGAATTTTTGGCCCCACTGATGGCGACATGACCGCTGAGCCGCTGCCCTCCTAAAATCTCCAGGATGGCAGAATCCTCTTCCGAGGCCATAAAGGTATTGGGTAGGTTAGAAGTGAAAGTAATGGCTCTGCCCTCCTGCATCAACATCAAACTCTGAATTCGGTCTTGATTCTACAGGAAAGAATTAAGCCGTCCCAATTTTTTTATTTTTTCTACTCATGGATAGAAATCCATCCACTCAAAATTTTGTCACTTTATGGCCGCCAGGTGATTGACAGATGCTCACAAGTATCTGAAGATTATGAATCGCGGGTTACACCGTGCGTCAGCGGAACTGGCGGAATTGGTAGACGCGCTAGATTCAGGTTCTAGTGTCAGCAATGACTTCCGGGTTCAAGTCCCGGGTTCCGCATTAATCAGACCTTTTGAATGACTGTCCTGGCGATCGGTAAGATCGAGACTTTTGGCTACAGATTTTGCAAGGACATTTTTAAAAAACTTATCATTCGTTTCAATTCGTAACAAAATTTCAATCAAACCAGTTCTCTATGCTCACCAGTCTGCAAAATCCTCTCGTCAAACAGATGCGAAAGTTGCATCGAGGGAAGGAACGACGGGAACAGCAGGTATTTCTAGTGGAAGGCACTCATCTGGTGGAGGCAGCTTGTGCAGCTAATCGATCGCTGATCACCGTCTGTTGCACTCCGGAGTGGTCACACCAGCATCCAGACTTGTGGCAGCAGATCGAGCACCGGGCCAAACGGATTGAGTTTGTCAGTCCAGAAGTGTTGCGGGCGATCGCTACGACGGTGGAACCCGACGGAATCGTCGCCACTCTGGAACGTTCCTCGACCCCAGCCCCCACCTTTACCAGCCTGGGAATTGTCCTGGAAACAATTCAAGATCCTGGCAACTTGGGTACCATCATTCGAACAGCGGCGGCGGCTGGCACAGAAGGGATCTTACTGAGTCACGATAGCGTCGATCTGGATCATCCCAAGGTGCTGAGAGCCTCGGCAGGCCAATGGTTTCAACTGCCAATGGCCGCCAGTGAGCATTTGCCGCAGGACATCCGACAGTACCAGCAGCAAGGAATGCAGGTGATCGCCACCTTGCCGACAGCCGCATTGACCTACTGGGAAGTGGATTTTCGGCAACCAACCCTGCTGTTGTTGGGTAATGAAGGGGCTGGTTTATCCCCCACCCTGGAATCTCTAGCGGATGCGGCGGTGCGGATTCCGCTGGCTCCCGGTGTGGAATCATTGAACGTGGCGATCGCGGCGGCCCTGATCCTGTATGAAGCGAAACGGCAGCGGCAGTACGCTAACCCTGCTCAGTCTGCCGCTGTTGAATAAATTCTTCAATATCTGCGATCGCCTCTTCCCAGACACTCAGGTCAAATTGCACAGCGCGATCGGTTACAGGTTTAGGAGTTGGCTCTGGACGCAGGGTTTGCGGTGACTTGGATGGTTCCTGGGTGGATTCCAGCGTGTGTTGTAACTGGTCAAGCGACTGCTTAAAAGCTTCGGCAGCGGCCCGTCGTATGTCTTGCTGTGGCTGACCCATAAGCTGGACTCCAAACGAGAGTGAAAGAAACCAGTTCCAACCACTGGCGAGGTTGGAGGCTATATGTGTACTTACAATAGGTCGTCCCTATAATCCGTATCTACAATAGTCCACCTGGCTTAAAATGCCCAATGCCAGCAGATTCCTTGCAAAAGTTGTCTGATGAGCGCCTTCCGACCGAAAATAGGGAGGATGAAGCCAGGAGAAACTTGTGAGTGAGACATTTGATTACGATTTACTAATTATTGGTGCCGGAGTTGGTGGTCACGGTGCGGCGCTCCATGCGGTGAGTTGTGGCTTGAAGACCGCTATTGTCGAAGCTGCAGACATGGGGGGAACCTGTGTGAATCGGGGCTGTATCCCTTCTAAAGCTTTGCTGGCCGCTTCAGGACGGGTGAGGGAGTTGCGAGATACCCATCACTTAAAGTCCCTGGGAATTCAGTTGGATGCCGTTTCGTTCGATCGCCAGGGCATCGCCGATCACGCCAACAGCATTGTCACCAAGCAACGGGATGCTCTGATCAATAGCCTCAAACGGCTGGGCGTAGAGACAATTCATGGCTGGGCCAGAATTGCCGGGAAGCAAAAAGTCTCAGTCGAGACCAAAGAGGGCAACAAAATCATTACGGCAAAGGATATTATTCTCGCTCCCGGTTCAATTCCCTTTGTCCCACCCGGTGTAGAAATCGACCACAAGACCGTCTTCACCAGCGATGATGCAGTGCGGTTGGAGTCCCTACCAGACTGGATCGCGATCGTCGGGAGCGGCTACATTGGCCTGGAATTTGCCGACATCTACTCGGCACTGGGCTGTGAAGTGACCTTGATTGAAGCCCTGGATCAACTGATGCCGGGATTCGACCCCGATATTGCCAAACTGGCCCAGCGCGTCCTGATTACCCCGCGTGACATTGAAACCCGCGTCGGAATGTTGGCGAAACGAGTCACCCCCGGTTCTCCCGTTGTGATCGAACTGGCCGATGCCAAAACCAAAGAGGTAGTCGAAGTGCTGGAAGTCGATGCCTGCTTAATTGCCACAGGCCGCATCCCCTACACCAAGGATTTAGGACTGCAATCCGTAGGTGTAGAACTGGATCAGCGAGGATTTATTCCCGTCAATGACCACTTAGCGGTAGTAAAGAAGGGCAAAGCCATTCCCCATCTCTGGGCGATCGGCGATGCCACAGGCAAGATGATGCTGGCTCATACGGCATCGGCTCAGGGGGTGGCTGTGGTGGAAACCATTTGTGGGCGCCCCCGTGAAGTGGATTATCACAGTATTCCGGCTGCGGCCTTCACCCATCCAGAAATTGGTTTTGTCGGCATGACTGAACCTGCGGCTCAGGAAAAAGCCAAAGCGGAAGGGTTCAAGGTGGGAGTGGCGCGTACCTACTTCAAGGGCAATGCCAAGGCGATCGCAGAAGGGGAAACGGAAGGCATGGCTAAAATCATCTACCGCACCGATACCGGAGAAGTATTGGGGGTTCATATTTTTGGTCTGCATGCCTCCGACCTGATTCACGAAGCGGCCAGCGCGATCGCCCAGCGGCAATCCGTCAACTCCCTCGCTTTTCTGGTGCATACCCATCCCACCCTCTCAGAAGTATTGGATGAGGCCTACAAGCGGGCGATCGGAGCACATTAAAGCCATTCTGAGCATTGGCATCCCGTTATTCTTCAGAGTTAGGCTACGCTATCAGGTAAGTTGGTATTTGGCGCGAAGCACGAGAGGAATTGTAAGTTCTAAGTTTTGAGTTTTAAGTTAGCTCTAAATTTAGAACTCAAAACTTAAAATTCAAAACGTATCCAGTGTTACCAGCCTAATCAACTCACGCTCTATCAAAGCCCTTTACTCCTTCGTTTACGTTACTCTATGCAGATCCGTCGCCGTCCACCCAATCCTGCTGTTGCTGTTCAGGAATTGCGGTATCAAGTGCGTGTGCCTGATGCCAAACCGCGCCATATTCTAGAAGAAATTGTTTGGCAGAAGGAATCCGAAGTCGATC from Leptodesmis sichuanensis A121 includes:
- a CDS encoding M48 family metallopeptidase, giving the protein MSFLKTPLIGLRADHFRHPLDLEATANLKQLPGLDVMVRNLLGPLAEQFFYLENIASSVLVGEQQLPDLHKLLLDACQILDLEPPQLYVRQHPVPNAYTFAMRGKQPFIVIHTSLLELLTPDEIQAVIAHELGHLKCEHGVYLTLANLLVLAAGQLPWGAGVAQALQTQLLEWVRCAEFSCDRAALLATQNPRVVASVLMKLAGGSPTLASQLNLDAFLAQARAYDEISKDQIGELLKQAMTAQLTHPVPVLRAREIDRWSSSQAYQALLESRPVSHNGEVKSKGGWRNW
- the murA gene encoding UDP-N-acetylglucosamine 1-carboxyvinyltransferase yields the protein MQEGRAITFTSNLPNTFMASEEDSAILEILGGQRLSGHVAISGAKNSALVLMAGALLCPQECRLRNVPSLVDVGRMGEILMALGVKLERQGDCLTLNASSIGESRAPYELVSQLRASFFVIGPLLARLGVARVPLPGGCAIGARPVDLHVRGLQAMGAEVQIDHGMVNAYVRGASKRLKGAKIYLDYPSVGATETLMMAATLADGETIIENAAQEPEVADLANFCRAMGAKIRGAGTNTITISGVPSLHSTDYSIIPDRVEAGTFLVAGAITYSELSLSPVIPDHLTAVIAKLQAVGAQVITEAPNRLRLIPSDRNRATDIETLPYPGFPTDMQAQFMALLALSEGNSVITETVFENRLRHVAELNRMGANIRLKGCNAIIRGVPMLSGAPVVATDLRASAALVLAGLAANGKTTIQGLHHLDRGYEQLEAKLQKLGARLQRVKGSSDAGNNSALET
- a CDS encoding TrmH family RNA methyltransferase, translating into MLTSLQNPLVKQMRKLHRGKERREQQVFLVEGTHLVEAACAANRSLITVCCTPEWSHQHPDLWQQIEHRAKRIEFVSPEVLRAIATTVEPDGIVATLERSSTPAPTFTSLGIVLETIQDPGNLGTIIRTAAAAGTEGILLSHDSVDLDHPKVLRASAGQWFQLPMAASEHLPQDIRQYQQQGMQVIATLPTAALTYWEVDFRQPTLLLLGNEGAGLSPTLESLADAAVRIPLAPGVESLNVAIAAALILYEAKRQRQYANPAQSAAVE
- the lpdA gene encoding dihydrolipoyl dehydrogenase; translated protein: MSETFDYDLLIIGAGVGGHGAALHAVSCGLKTAIVEAADMGGTCVNRGCIPSKALLAASGRVRELRDTHHLKSLGIQLDAVSFDRQGIADHANSIVTKQRDALINSLKRLGVETIHGWARIAGKQKVSVETKEGNKIITAKDIILAPGSIPFVPPGVEIDHKTVFTSDDAVRLESLPDWIAIVGSGYIGLEFADIYSALGCEVTLIEALDQLMPGFDPDIAKLAQRVLITPRDIETRVGMLAKRVTPGSPVVIELADAKTKEVVEVLEVDACLIATGRIPYTKDLGLQSVGVELDQRGFIPVNDHLAVVKKGKAIPHLWAIGDATGKMMLAHTASAQGVAVVETICGRPREVDYHSIPAAAFTHPEIGFVGMTEPAAQEKAKAEGFKVGVARTYFKGNAKAIAEGETEGMAKIIYRTDTGEVLGVHIFGLHASDLIHEAASAIAQRQSVNSLAFLVHTHPTLSEVLDEAYKRAIGAH